A single window of Leeuwenhoekiella sp. MAR_2009_132 DNA harbors:
- a CDS encoding ion channel, which produces MSLKESSSKYSQKNFNDFGLGEKATAGNYRVLNKNGSFNIKKDNVGVLERINFFHVLVSMSWLQFLLIILGTYFCINLLFASLYMLVGIEHLTGIYGTTFLEQFTEAFFFSAQTITTLGYGQVAPIGILTNILAATESMMGLLGFALATGMVYGRFSKPAAKLKYSKFAVIAPYQDINGFMFRVVNPHGNQLLELEASVSLSILRENSQLRSFFPLDLERSKVAFLPATWTLVHPITRESPFHQIKPEALFKRDAEIIIVIKAFDESFSQSVYSRSSYKFNEIKWGEKFTYLISQKDGRVSVDVSGIDNTEPAKLNGEI; this is translated from the coding sequence ATGAGTCTCAAAGAATCTTCCTCAAAATACAGTCAGAAAAACTTTAATGACTTTGGTCTGGGAGAAAAAGCCACTGCCGGTAATTATCGGGTTTTAAATAAAAACGGCTCTTTTAATATTAAGAAAGATAATGTAGGGGTATTAGAACGTATTAATTTCTTTCATGTTCTGGTTTCTATGTCCTGGCTGCAGTTTTTATTAATAATTTTGGGTACTTATTTTTGTATAAATCTGTTATTTGCCTCATTATATATGCTGGTAGGTATTGAGCACCTTACAGGGATTTATGGCACCACCTTTTTAGAACAATTTACTGAAGCATTTTTCTTTAGCGCTCAAACAATTACCACGTTGGGTTACGGGCAGGTCGCTCCTATAGGAATTTTAACTAATATTCTAGCTGCCACAGAGTCTATGATGGGTTTACTGGGTTTTGCTCTGGCAACCGGTATGGTCTACGGAAGATTTTCAAAACCCGCCGCAAAATTAAAATATAGCAAATTTGCTGTCATTGCGCCCTATCAGGATATAAATGGCTTTATGTTTAGAGTAGTTAATCCACACGGAAATCAACTTCTAGAGTTAGAAGCTTCAGTGTCGCTTTCTATACTTCGTGAAAATTCTCAATTACGCAGTTTTTTTCCTCTTGACCTTGAGCGATCTAAAGTTGCTTTTTTACCGGCCACCTGGACGCTGGTTCATCCTATTACCCGTGAGAGTCCGTTTCACCAGATTAAACCCGAAGCTCTTTTTAAACGGGATGCCGAAATTATAATTGTTATTAAAGCTTTTGATGAAAGTTTTTCTCAATCTGTTTACTCCCGCTCTTCTTATAAATTCAATGAAATAAAATGGGGTGAAAAATTTACGTATCTAATTTCTCAAAAAGATGGAAGAGTTTCTGTAGACGTTAGTGGTATTGATAACACCGAACCTGCTAAACTTAATGGCGAGATTTAG
- a CDS encoding phosphatase PAP2 family protein, with the protein MRQSLFEFIKNLKNFLQRKFKQYDSKLPYFITVILALIIVVFCINTFIELTETLKTEILATYDTQITDYVISFRTPLLTQYFVFVTNVGDLYGYLTVVGLATIISYFFFKRWKYVLQTIAVLILASVSNVILKRFIDRARPGIEHLVSVETLSYPSGHAMSAMAFYGFLIYLVFRFSINTFLKAGLILLLAVLILSIGISRIYLGVHFPSDIAGGYIAGFIWVVFCILIFNIIELFRRDPKT; encoded by the coding sequence ATGAGACAATCTTTATTTGAATTTATTAAAAACCTGAAAAACTTTTTACAGCGTAAATTCAAGCAGTACGACAGTAAACTACCCTATTTTATTACTGTAATTTTGGCCTTAATAATTGTGGTGTTCTGCATAAATACATTTATAGAACTTACAGAAACACTTAAAACTGAAATTCTTGCGACTTACGATACACAAATTACAGATTATGTAATCTCCTTTAGAACACCACTACTCACTCAGTATTTTGTTTTTGTAACTAATGTGGGTGACCTCTATGGTTATCTCACCGTGGTAGGACTTGCAACAATAATCTCTTATTTCTTCTTTAAACGCTGGAAGTATGTTTTACAAACTATCGCTGTTTTAATATTAGCTTCGGTCTCTAACGTAATTCTAAAGCGATTTATAGATCGTGCTCGCCCGGGGATAGAGCATTTAGTTTCGGTAGAAACGTTAAGCTATCCTAGTGGTCATGCAATGAGCGCAATGGCCTTTTATGGTTTTCTTATTTACCTCGTATTTCGATTCAGTATAAATACGTTTCTAAAAGCCGGTTTAATTTTGCTTCTGGCAGTTCTAATTTTAAGTATAGGAATAAGTCGTATTTATTTAGGGGTTCACTTTCCGTCAGATATCGCTGGTGGTTACATTGCCGGCTTTATCTGGGTTGTGTTTTGTATTCTTATTTTTAATATTATCGAACTTTTTAGAAGAGACCCTAAAACTTAG
- a CDS encoding BamA/TamA family outer membrane protein — MNKSAKHKKNLRFAILLVAISLISYSCSVDRFIPEGEFLYTKETVVLTPDSIVDDIDLIELDLKAALRPEPVSSLLGGYPGLYFHYKATREKPGFINKFLNKKFGQEPVYASDIREYEMEQILLNRLENKGFFYSTVASEIIEDTTSKEAEAIYKLRLSKPYRLQKYQLDSDSLLVYQSIKNQLDKSSLQPGMRFDLSAMKAERERIDLQLKSEGFYNFNSGFLIFESDTNQYKNKKFDLYLRLKKEVPEKSIIPYKVARVNVYPNYTVELDSTGVDTVKFANKNFLQEEVYFKPKRLDPFILLEEGNLYSPEQSKATSRRLGSIGAYKFVNIRYNELDTEASGDSLGLLEANIFLSPLNKRAVRAEVKAVTKSNGFSGPGLGLTFANRNLFQGGETLNISLDGSYEFQAGGGTGNTAGSTSVQLGLSGELIFPRMLFPYKFSKDYFKYDIPKTRVKLGVAYLNRSQLFTLGSLEANFGYVWQANKYITHEINPIAINYVSLANTTPEFDAILEANPFLQTSFNQQFISGLTYSFTYNGMVDTGATHQLFLNANFETAGNSLSLFAGGEKPQSILGLEYAQFARIDADFRYHFNFAKNHTLATRLFAGIGVPYGNSEVVPYTKQYFAGGPYSVRAFRTRSLGPGTFVADDNTASNYYDQTGNVRLEANLEYRFPLINILQGALFVDAGNIWNTTDNLALEGDTFGSDFINQLGIGGGFGMRVDIQSFVIRLDLAAPFHDPSLEEGKRWTYDFANPILNFAIGYPF; from the coding sequence ATGAATAAATCTGCAAAACATAAAAAAAATCTCAGATTTGCAATTTTGCTGGTTGCAATTAGTTTAATAAGCTATAGCTGTTCTGTAGATCGTTTTATACCCGAAGGCGAATTTCTATATACTAAGGAAACGGTGGTACTCACTCCAGATTCTATCGTAGATGATATAGATTTGATAGAACTAGATTTGAAAGCAGCTTTGCGACCCGAACCTGTATCTTCCTTGTTAGGTGGATATCCGGGTTTGTATTTTCATTACAAAGCAACGCGCGAAAAACCGGGATTCATAAACAAATTTCTCAATAAAAAATTTGGTCAGGAACCGGTTTATGCATCAGACATTAGAGAATATGAGATGGAGCAGATTTTACTGAATCGTCTTGAAAACAAAGGGTTTTTTTACAGTACAGTAGCTTCAGAAATAATAGAGGATACCACGAGCAAAGAGGCCGAAGCAATTTACAAATTACGTCTTTCTAAACCCTATAGATTACAAAAATACCAACTCGATTCAGACAGTTTGCTGGTATATCAAAGCATAAAAAATCAGCTTGATAAATCAAGTTTACAGCCGGGAATGCGATTTGATCTAAGTGCTATGAAGGCAGAGCGGGAGCGTATAGATCTTCAACTTAAAAGCGAAGGATTTTATAATTTCAATTCAGGATTCTTAATATTTGAATCAGATACCAATCAATATAAAAACAAGAAATTTGATCTATATCTGAGACTAAAAAAGGAAGTTCCCGAAAAATCAATTATTCCGTATAAGGTGGCTCGTGTTAATGTATATCCTAATTATACAGTAGAGCTGGATAGTACCGGTGTTGATACCGTTAAATTTGCCAATAAAAATTTTCTACAGGAGGAAGTTTATTTCAAGCCAAAACGTCTGGATCCCTTTATTTTACTGGAAGAAGGTAATTTATATAGCCCTGAGCAGTCTAAAGCTACAAGCCGTCGTTTAGGCTCTATAGGTGCTTATAAATTTGTAAATATTAGATATAACGAACTTGATACTGAAGCTTCTGGAGATAGTTTAGGACTGTTAGAAGCTAATATTTTCTTATCACCTTTAAATAAAAGAGCGGTACGTGCAGAAGTGAAAGCGGTAACAAAGTCGAACGGATTTTCGGGTCCGGGATTGGGGCTTACATTTGCTAACCGTAATCTTTTTCAGGGAGGAGAAACGCTTAATATTTCTCTTGACGGAAGTTATGAGTTTCAAGCCGGTGGTGGCACAGGTAATACAGCAGGTTCTACCAGTGTACAACTGGGTTTAAGTGGTGAACTCATATTTCCGCGTATGTTGTTTCCCTATAAATTTTCTAAAGATTATTTTAAGTACGACATACCTAAAACCCGTGTTAAACTGGGAGTCGCCTATTTAAACAGGTCTCAATTATTTACTTTAGGTTCTCTTGAAGCTAATTTTGGCTATGTATGGCAAGCCAATAAATACATTACACACGAGATAAATCCTATTGCCATTAATTATGTTTCATTAGCTAATACCACCCCAGAGTTTGATGCAATATTAGAGGCAAACCCTTTTTTGCAAACAAGTTTTAATCAGCAATTTATTTCGGGTTTAACCTATTCTTTTACCTATAACGGTATGGTAGATACGGGTGCCACACATCAGTTGTTTTTAAATGCAAATTTTGAAACCGCTGGGAATAGTCTAAGTTTATTTGCAGGTGGTGAGAAACCACAAAGTATTCTGGGATTAGAATATGCGCAGTTTGCACGTATAGATGCAGATTTTAGATATCATTTTAACTTTGCAAAAAACCACACACTGGCAACCCGCCTTTTTGCAGGGATTGGTGTCCCTTACGGAAATTCTGAAGTCGTACCCTACACAAAGCAATATTTTGCAGGAGGACCGTATAGTGTACGTGCTTTTAGAACCCGATCACTAGGGCCAGGCACTTTTGTGGCCGATGATAACACGGCTTCTAACTACTACGATCAAACCGGTAATGTACGCCTGGAGGCAAATCTAGAATATCGTTTTCCGCTTATAAATATTCTTCAGGGTGCGTTATTTGTAGATGCAGGAAATATCTGGAATACCACAGACAATTTAGCCTTAGAGGGGGATACTTTTGGTAGTGACTTTATTAATCAATTAGGTATTGGCGGTGGTTTTGGGATGCGCGTAGATATACAAAGCTTTGTAATACGGTTAGATCTTGCCGCACCTTTTCATGACCCTAGTTTAGAAGAAGGCAAGCGCTGGACGTATGACTTTGCAAATCCTATTTTAAACTTTGCAATAGGATATCCTTTCTAA
- a CDS encoding translocation/assembly module TamB domain-containing protein has translation MKKTPKQKFLKVLKILGKIVGVIFILLLLLILFVRSPWGQGIIVDKAINYIEGKTQTEVQISKLFITFDGDIALDGLYLEDKKGDTLVYSKHLEAAVPLWSIITGGAISIDDVDWEGVKANVIRKDSITGFNYQFLIDAFAASDTTVVTTTPQDTTALQLNLGDFSFKDFDLHFKDDVAGMDAKLNLSELELNMKKTDLEAMRFEVGNVYLANTKVYYKQTKPLQPSTDTAAVPMPFLKVKNLKMKQVTVDYQSIPDGISAFALIGDFETEIPLVDLKTSKAIVDRVLLNNSEIKVAMQTVVKEGILETNEPSPAFTWPSFLVNIGAISLNNNTVAYTLDGAKASKGLFNPNALFVDNLTLNLKDILLENQQFSAELANASFVEASGLELKKLNLNLKVTDESLDVNNLVFSLNDNYLEGNAKVAYPSLAAFIENPGDAKMNLNVPQVIADLGTVFKFQPQLKNNEYLAKLSQRLLTGSLAVEGKLDDLTISPTRFNWGRSTYLSLQGTVYNATNPDNLSYNFPTYRIQSTRTDLSRFLNEKDLGVQFPELVRMSGSLKGTTTRALTKTTLETTDGTVVLNGNAAFGNRINFEGVVTATEIRLGKLLQNEMLGVLDLNLIAKGSGATINDLDAEVNATIKRLDFNEYTFKDLKLDGSFNNGKGNLVSAYRDDNLNMKLDADITLDSVASSANVNLVLIGADLQALGLVKQNIKAAFNLTGYFKGTPEDYEVNTDIKRGVAVYDDQAYQLGDLKINAFVKPDTTSLDIRNRILQLDLESNASPQDFIAALQRHVQTYLTEDPQLDTIVKPVLMKIRGSVVQAPILSEVFVPNLRELDTVNIAVDFDEYKRALTADVNLPYINYSGYTIDSLAFKLISNKDNMDFGFGLKELIAGPVNIKDTRIGGRVTNNMMYLDFLSLDKGEKLMHVLSVITQEENSIKIHIDDKDLILNRNKWKVNPNNSIVFKEFNTVFEDFKLSYQDQIVEVSNDLPGITKEHLGVNFQNFKLSSILNLLNPDESLVKGILNGDFVVEDPFTSPGMLADLNITNFEVLQTNMGILDISGKSKGSGGYDFDLSLKEGVADLDLTGDYIDNPEAAQIDLNLDIKRIDVKALENFSQGEITNASGSVNGNIKVTGSTLAPEYEGTLNFNKANFEIAKLNAPFLLANEAVRLDNKGIYFDGFKIQDASSNAITVSGNVGTESFINPTFDLKLKAKNFKALNSTKEDFDLVYGTVVFDADATVTGDLDLPDVDLSLNVNAATDVTYVLPPSEVQIESKDGVVIFVNKENPDAILTNSEEESYTVSGFAIDADLSIAKGALFKLIIDEQTGDNFQVTGTGDFKYNMYPNGRMTLSGRYNVNDGHYEMSLYNLVKRRFNLAPESRITWSGDPFDANLNIKASYEVETSASGLMASSTSGTDISTQSQFRQEVPFLVYINIDGELMKPIISFNLDIPEASRGAVGGQVYSQVQQLNQQENELNKQVFSLLVLNRFFPSSSSDGSGGGTATIARDNLNDAISDQLNVFSDKLLGNTGFDLNFGLDSYTDYQGSAPTDRTTLDIAAQKKLFDDRVVVSVGSAVDLQGSGNSENGTAPVVGNVSIEYLLTEDGRYRMRGYRRSQYENIIDGQIIVNGISLLFTREFNKFTELWQSMFPAKTEEEEINE, from the coding sequence ATGAAGAAAACTCCTAAACAAAAGTTCCTTAAAGTATTAAAGATTTTAGGTAAAATAGTAGGTGTTATTTTTATTCTACTATTGCTTTTAATTCTATTTGTTCGCAGTCCGTGGGGACAGGGTATTATTGTTGACAAAGCCATAAATTATATTGAAGGTAAAACCCAGACCGAGGTTCAAATAAGCAAACTGTTTATAACCTTTGACGGCGACATTGCACTAGACGGTCTTTACCTTGAAGATAAAAAAGGAGATACCCTTGTTTATAGTAAGCATCTTGAGGCTGCAGTACCACTGTGGTCAATAATTACTGGTGGCGCTATAAGTATAGATGATGTTGATTGGGAAGGTGTAAAGGCAAATGTTATTAGAAAGGATTCTATCACTGGTTTTAATTACCAATTTTTGATTGATGCTTTTGCAGCTTCAGATACCACAGTTGTGACAACTACTCCACAAGATACCACTGCACTTCAGCTAAATCTTGGTGATTTTAGTTTTAAAGATTTTGACCTGCACTTTAAAGATGATGTTGCCGGTATGGATGCTAAGCTCAATTTGTCTGAATTAGAGCTCAATATGAAAAAAACAGACCTTGAAGCGATGCGCTTTGAAGTAGGTAATGTTTATCTGGCAAATACAAAAGTTTATTATAAGCAAACGAAACCTTTACAACCATCTACTGATACTGCGGCAGTACCTATGCCTTTCTTAAAGGTTAAAAACCTTAAAATGAAACAGGTTACGGTTGATTATCAATCTATACCAGACGGGATTAGTGCATTTGCACTTATAGGTGATTTTGAAACTGAAATACCTTTAGTTGATTTAAAGACAAGTAAAGCAATAGTAGATCGTGTACTTCTTAATAATTCGGAAATTAAAGTAGCGATGCAAACGGTTGTAAAAGAAGGTATCTTAGAAACTAATGAGCCTTCTCCTGCATTTACCTGGCCTTCTTTTCTGGTAAATATAGGAGCTATATCACTTAATAATAATACAGTTGCATATACTCTTGATGGCGCAAAAGCTTCAAAAGGATTGTTTAACCCCAATGCTCTTTTTGTAGATAATCTTACTCTAAATCTTAAAGATATATTACTTGAAAATCAGCAATTTTCAGCAGAATTGGCGAATGCATCTTTTGTAGAAGCTTCCGGATTAGAGTTGAAAAAGCTGAATTTAAACCTTAAAGTAACCGATGAGTCTTTAGATGTTAACAACTTAGTTTTCAGTTTAAACGATAATTATTTAGAAGGAAATGCTAAAGTGGCTTATCCTAGTTTAGCAGCTTTTATTGAAAATCCAGGGGATGCAAAAATGAATTTAAACGTACCGCAGGTTATTGCAGATTTAGGTACTGTTTTTAAATTTCAGCCACAATTAAAAAACAATGAATACTTAGCTAAATTAAGTCAGCGTCTATTAACGGGTAGTTTAGCTGTTGAAGGAAAACTAGACGACTTAACTATAAGTCCCACACGATTTAATTGGGGTAGAAGTACCTATCTAAGTTTGCAAGGCACTGTTTATAATGCTACAAACCCCGATAACCTTTCTTACAATTTCCCAACGTATCGTATTCAAAGTACACGTACAGATTTAAGCAGATTTTTAAATGAAAAAGATTTAGGCGTACAATTTCCAGAATTGGTAAGAATGTCTGGTTCTTTGAAAGGAACGACCACACGCGCACTAACTAAAACAACATTAGAAACAACAGATGGTACCGTCGTTCTTAATGGAAATGCAGCTTTTGGCAATCGTATAAATTTTGAAGGCGTTGTAACCGCTACCGAAATACGATTGGGCAAATTACTTCAAAATGAAATGCTGGGAGTTCTAGATTTAAATCTTATCGCTAAAGGTTCTGGTGCTACTATAAATGATCTTGATGCAGAAGTTAATGCAACAATTAAGCGTCTTGATTTTAATGAATACACATTTAAAGATTTAAAATTAGATGGTTCTTTTAATAACGGGAAAGGAAATCTGGTCTCAGCTTACAGGGATGATAATTTAAATATGAAGTTAGATGCAGATATAACTTTAGATTCTGTAGCTTCTTCAGCGAATGTAAATCTAGTTCTTATTGGAGCAGACTTACAAGCCTTAGGTCTTGTTAAACAGAACATAAAAGCAGCATTTAATCTTACAGGTTACTTTAAAGGTACTCCCGAAGATTATGAAGTTAATACAGATATAAAAAGAGGTGTAGCAGTATATGATGATCAGGCATATCAATTAGGAGATTTAAAAATAAATGCATTTGTTAAGCCAGATACTACTTCATTAGATATTCGCAATCGCATTTTGCAGTTAGATTTAGAATCTAATGCGAGTCCGCAAGACTTTATTGCCGCATTGCAACGTCACGTGCAAACCTATTTAACAGAAGATCCACAGCTAGATACGATTGTAAAACCCGTGCTTATGAAGATACGCGGCTCTGTAGTGCAAGCGCCTATCTTAAGTGAAGTTTTTGTCCCCAATTTAAGAGAACTTGATACGGTAAACATTGCTGTTGATTTTGATGAATACAAACGTGCTCTTACTGCAGATGTTAATTTACCCTATATAAACTATAGTGGTTATACCATAGACAGCCTGGCATTTAAGCTTATTTCTAATAAAGATAATATGGATTTTGGCTTTGGGCTTAAAGAACTCATAGCCGGTCCTGTAAATATTAAAGATACGAGAATAGGTGGGCGAGTTACTAATAATATGATGTATTTAGATTTTCTGTCTTTAGATAAGGGTGAAAAATTAATGCACGTACTTTCTGTAATTACTCAGGAGGAGAATAGTATTAAAATTCATATAGACGACAAAGACCTTATTTTAAATAGAAATAAATGGAAGGTAAATCCCAATAATAGTATTGTCTTTAAAGAATTCAATACCGTATTTGAAGATTTTAAATTGTCTTATCAGGATCAGATAGTAGAGGTGAGTAATGATTTACCGGGAATTACTAAAGAACATCTAGGTGTTAACTTTCAGAATTTTAAGCTCTCCAGTATTTTAAATCTGCTAAATCCTGATGAATCATTAGTAAAGGGAATCTTAAACGGAGATTTTGTCGTTGAAGATCCTTTCACATCACCGGGAATGCTGGCAGACCTAAACATTACAAATTTTGAAGTACTGCAAACTAATATGGGTATTCTTGATATAAGCGGAAAATCGAAAGGTAGCGGTGGTTATGATTTTGATCTAAGCTTAAAAGAAGGGGTTGCAGATCTTGATCTCACAGGAGATTATATAGATAATCCTGAAGCAGCACAAATAGATTTAAATCTTGATATTAAACGTATTGATGTCAAAGCGCTTGAGAATTTTTCGCAAGGCGAAATAACAAATGCGAGTGGCTCTGTAAACGGAAATATTAAAGTAACAGGAAGCACATTAGCACCTGAATATGAAGGGACTTTAAATTTTAATAAGGCTAATTTTGAAATAGCCAAGCTTAATGCACCATTTTTACTAGCTAATGAAGCCGTACGCTTAGATAATAAAGGAATTTATTTTGACGGGTTTAAAATACAGGATGCAAGTTCAAATGCAATTACCGTTTCTGGTAATGTAGGTACAGAAAGTTTTATCAATCCCACATTTGATCTTAAACTGAAAGCCAAAAACTTTAAAGCTCTTAATTCTACAAAAGAAGATTTTGATCTGGTGTATGGTACTGTAGTTTTTGATGCAGATGCGACCGTTACAGGAGATCTCGATTTACCTGACGTTGACTTGAGTCTCAACGTAAATGCTGCTACAGATGTCACCTATGTTTTACCACCTTCAGAAGTACAAATAGAATCTAAAGATGGTGTTGTCATATTTGTAAATAAAGAGAATCCAGATGCCATACTCACAAATTCTGAAGAGGAGTCCTATACCGTTTCGGGATTTGCGATAGATGCAGATTTAAGTATAGCTAAAGGAGCGTTGTTTAAATTAATTATAGATGAGCAAACGGGTGATAACTTTCAGGTAACCGGTACAGGTGATTTTAAATATAATATGTATCCTAATGGAAGAATGACGTTAAGCGGCCGTTACAATGTGAACGACGGTCATTATGAGATGAGTTTATACAACCTGGTTAAACGCAGGTTTAATCTTGCTCCAGAAAGTCGTATAACCTGGTCTGGCGATCCTTTTGATGCAAATTTAAATATCAAAGCTTCCTATGAGGTAGAAACATCGGCAAGTGGTTTAATGGCGTCATCAACCAGTGGTACAGATATTAGCACGCAATCGCAGTTTAGACAGGAAGTTCCGTTCTTAGTGTATATAAATATAGATGGTGAACTTATGAAGCCAATAATAAGTTTCAATCTAGATATACCTGAAGCAAGTAGAGGAGCTGTGGGTGGGCAGGTTTATAGTCAGGTGCAACAATTAAATCAGCAAGAAAATGAGCTGAATAAACAAGTGTTTTCATTACTGGTACTCAACCGCTTTTTTCCTTCCTCAAGTAGTGATGGTAGTGGTGGTGGTACAGCTACAATTGCGAGAGATAACTTAAACGATGCGATTTCAGATCAATTAAATGTATTTTCAGATAAGTTATTAGGTAATACAGGCTTCGATCTAAATTTTGGTTTAGACAGTTATACAGATTATCAGGGAAGCGCACCTACAGATCGTACCACGTTAGATATCGCAGCACAGAAAAAGTTGTTTGACGACCGTGTGGTTGTGAGTGTAGGTAGTGCTGTAGATTTACAAGGAAGTGGTAATTCTGAAAATGGTACCGCTCCGGTTGTAGGTAATGTAAGTATTGAGTACTTACTAACGGAAGATGGTAGATATAGAATGAGAGGATATAGACGCAGTCAATATGAGAATATTATTGATGGTCAAATTATTGTAAATGGGATTTCGCTTCTATTTACAAGAGAGTTTAACAAGTTTACAGAGCTGTGGCAATCTATGTTTCCGGCTAAAACTGAAGAAGAAGAGATTAATGAATAA